The proteins below come from a single Falco rusticolus isolate bFalRus1 chromosome 8, bFalRus1.pri, whole genome shotgun sequence genomic window:
- the SIMC1 gene encoding SUMO-interacting motif-containing protein 1 isoform X5, whose amino-acid sequence MADSVIVISDSDSESSRPPPLPVQTGSDPSQARPGPGKRRASPASGAGTAASPTCSCCPSDGRSLELQEIIDLTCEDVSTEQVPWSTLTIIDLTEDTCSPPHTTGGADQDHKQVPAALAAHMSHPQLCSTTTQETEATAGPSPAAPWHSSPAEPSAITDTAESTERWSCLSITSSHHGSSCSLEKDCSTTTFNSDLGSLASMQLDSDLLSLSPSSLDSSSSWKAGGPEEETPHLCQQRELPSRLSPAPAIPTTPGKAQGPFLGAGDLSPHKAIEQVMPDRTKADSKAWLNKLQCFRRSGVQHLFLQGIASDRETQQWKPELIPSGKLSMVHTTMEENFLEGTLHFLSDFVSRQHCPPKEIVSHLIRQILLDPQEEEILKDTYMLLMKIQMLHPANTATVGWDWTLLQYIMEDQEKPPGWLLFLQYVVQTLEDDFQENLRLRLLQKSIAKKVLSCDTCFNNIKEVVKWLVAAVTGAGFFQAQEQPQETTSSSAEAKTEHSSSAPWLASTDQAEVAPPTFFAQKVMLLLQRMLSIAVEVDKSPNCSSCKIADVIFPFILHIPLRSQREAFFNTMESQLLRCRLLELVFQHSCDVPTTLPLSLAKILYFLNHFSVLLKYEDDTATWQRWDEMLQYLSLLLQSYQNVVLEHLRSSLNERMDLIIQKAKPKLQDGDDISHLDIQLKIEDSISRMQQVLGQPFPLQITEKLCMLRELFLIVTAT is encoded by the exons ATGGCCGACAGCGTCATCGTCATTAGCGACTCGGACTCGGAGAgcagccgcccgccgccgctccccgtG cagaCAGGCTCCGACCCCTCCCAGGCACGTCCAGGTCCGGGGAAGCGCCGTGCCTCGCCTGCCAGCGGCGCGGGCACAGCCGCCTCCcccacctgctcctgctgcccctccGACGGCCGGTCCCTGGAGCTCCAG GAGATCATTGATCTGACCTGTGAGGATGTAAGCACAGAACAGGTGCCCTGGAGCACTCTTACCATCATTGACCTGACAGAGGACACTTGCAGCCCTCCACACACCACTGGCGGGGCTGACCAGGACCACAAGCAGgtgcctgctgccctggcagcacaCATGTCCCACCCACAGCTGTGCTCCACCACCACGCAAGAAACAGAGGCAACAGCGGGGCcgagcccagcagcaccctggcacaGTTCTCCTGCAGAGCCCAGTGCCATCACggacacagcagaaagcacagagagaTGGAGCTGTCTCTCTATCACCTCCAGCCACCACGGCTCCTcttgcagcctggagaaggactGCAGCACTACCACTTTTAACAGTGACTTGGGCTCCCTGGCTAGCATGCAGCTGGACTCAGACCTGCTGTCTCTGTCCCCCTCCAGCttggacagcagcagcagctggaaagccGGTGGCCCAGAGGAAGAGACTCCCCACCTGTGCCAGCAAAGGGAGCTCCCCTCGAGACtgagccctgccccagccatcCCCACAACCCCAGGGAAGGCGCAGGGGCCTTTTCTGGGAGCAGGTGACTTATCACCACACAAAGCAATCGAGCAAGTGATGCCAGACAGGACCAAGGCTGACAGCAAGGCCTGGCTGAACAAACTGCAGTGTTTCAGGAGGAGTGGAGTCCAGCACCTCTTCCTCCAAGGCATAGCATCCGACAGGGAAACACAGCAG TGGAAACCTGAGCTCATCCCCAGCGGGAAGCTGAGCATGGTGCACACCACCATGGAGGAGAACTTCCTGGAGGGCACCTTGCATTTCCTGAGTGACTTCGTCTCCCGCCAACACTGTCCCCCCAAAGAAATCGTCTCCCATCTGATCAGACAGATCCTGTTGGATCCTCAAGAAGAGGAGATCCTGAAGGACACCTACATGCTGCTGATGAAGATCCAAAT GCTCCATCCAGCCAACACCGCCACAGTGGGATGGGACTGGACGCTGCTGCAATACATTATGGAAGACCAG GAGAAGCCCCCTGGCTGGCTCCTTTTCCTGCAGTATGTGGTGCAGACCCTGGAGGATGACTTCCAGGAGAACCTGAGGTTGCGCCTGCTGCAGAAGTCGATTGCCAAGAAAGTGCTTTCGTGTGACACGTGCTTCAACAATATCAA GGAGGTGGTCAAATGGTTGGTCGCAGCAGTTACAGGAGCTGGGTTCTTCCAGGCACAAGAGCAGCCGCAAGAAACTACATCCTcttcagcagaagcaaagacTGAACACAGTTCATCTGCACCATGGCTGGCCAGCACTGACCAGGCAGAGGTGGCTCCACCAACTTTCTTCGCTCAGAA GGTGATGCTCCTGCTCCAGCGGATGTTGTCCATTGCAGTGGAAGTGGACAAATCTCCCAACTGCAGCTCCTGTAAGATCGCAGATGTGATATTCCCGTTTATACTGCATATTCCCCTGCGGAGCCAAAG GGAAGCTTTCTTTAACACCATGGAGAGCCAGCTCCTGCGCTGCAGACTACTAGAACTTGTGTTCCAGCATAGTTGTGATGTACCCACGACCTTGCCCTTGTCTCTGGCCAAGATCCTGTATTTTCTGAACcacttctctgtgctgctgaaatacGAG GATGATACAGCAACGTGGCAAAGATGGGATGAGATGCTGCAGTACTTGAGTTTGCTGCTCCAGAGCTACCAAAATGTGGTACTGG AGCACTTGCGGAGCTCACTCAACGAACGGATGGATTTGATCATTCAGAAAGCCAAGCCCAAGCTCCAGGATGGTGATGACATCAGCCATCTGGACATCCAACTGAAAATAGAGGACTCCATCAGCCGAATGCAGCAGGTCCTGGGGCAGCCTTTTCCCCTGCAGATCACAGAGAAATTGTGCATGCTTCGGGAGTTGTTCCTCATTGTCACTGCTACCTGA
- the SIMC1 gene encoding SUMO-interacting motif-containing protein 1 isoform X1 produces the protein MADSVIVISDSDSESSRPPPLPVQTGSDPSQARPGPGKRRASPASGAGTAASPTCSCCPSDGRSLELQEIIDLTCEDVSTEQVPWSTLTIIDLTEDTCSPPHTTGGADQDHKQVPAALAAHMSHPQLCSTTTQETEATAGPSPAAPWHSSPAEPSAITDTAESTERWSCLSITSSHHGSSCSLEKDCSTTTFNSDLGSLASMQLDSDLLSLSPSSLDSSSSWKAGGPEEETPHLCQQRELPSRLSPAPAIPTTPGKAQGPFLGAGDLSPHKAIEQVMPDRTKADSKAWLNKLQCFRRSGVQHLFLQGIASDRETQQWKPELIPSGKLSMVHTTMEENFLEGTLHFLSDFVSRQHCPPKEIVSHLIRQILLDPQEEEILKDTYMLLMKIQMLHPANTATVGWDWTLLQYIMEDQEKPPGWLLFLQYVVQTLEDDFQENLRLRLLQKSIAKKVLSCDTCFNNINSCFCPREVVKWLVAAVTGAGFFQAQEQPQETTSSSAEAKTEHSSSAPWLASTDQAEVAPPTFFAQKVMLLLQRMLSIAVEVDKSPNCSSCKIADVIFPFILHIPLRSQREAFFNTMESQLLRCRLLELVFQHSCDVPTTLPLSLAKILYFLNHFSVLLKYEDDTATWQRWDEMLQYLSLLLQSYQNVVLAFPLAEHLRSSLNERMDLIIQKAKPKLQDGDDISHLDIQLKIEDSISRMQQVLGQPFPLQITEKLCMLRELFLIVTAT, from the exons ATGGCCGACAGCGTCATCGTCATTAGCGACTCGGACTCGGAGAgcagccgcccgccgccgctccccgtG cagaCAGGCTCCGACCCCTCCCAGGCACGTCCAGGTCCGGGGAAGCGCCGTGCCTCGCCTGCCAGCGGCGCGGGCACAGCCGCCTCCcccacctgctcctgctgcccctccGACGGCCGGTCCCTGGAGCTCCAG GAGATCATTGATCTGACCTGTGAGGATGTAAGCACAGAACAGGTGCCCTGGAGCACTCTTACCATCATTGACCTGACAGAGGACACTTGCAGCCCTCCACACACCACTGGCGGGGCTGACCAGGACCACAAGCAGgtgcctgctgccctggcagcacaCATGTCCCACCCACAGCTGTGCTCCACCACCACGCAAGAAACAGAGGCAACAGCGGGGCcgagcccagcagcaccctggcacaGTTCTCCTGCAGAGCCCAGTGCCATCACggacacagcagaaagcacagagagaTGGAGCTGTCTCTCTATCACCTCCAGCCACCACGGCTCCTcttgcagcctggagaaggactGCAGCACTACCACTTTTAACAGTGACTTGGGCTCCCTGGCTAGCATGCAGCTGGACTCAGACCTGCTGTCTCTGTCCCCCTCCAGCttggacagcagcagcagctggaaagccGGTGGCCCAGAGGAAGAGACTCCCCACCTGTGCCAGCAAAGGGAGCTCCCCTCGAGACtgagccctgccccagccatcCCCACAACCCCAGGGAAGGCGCAGGGGCCTTTTCTGGGAGCAGGTGACTTATCACCACACAAAGCAATCGAGCAAGTGATGCCAGACAGGACCAAGGCTGACAGCAAGGCCTGGCTGAACAAACTGCAGTGTTTCAGGAGGAGTGGAGTCCAGCACCTCTTCCTCCAAGGCATAGCATCCGACAGGGAAACACAGCAG TGGAAACCTGAGCTCATCCCCAGCGGGAAGCTGAGCATGGTGCACACCACCATGGAGGAGAACTTCCTGGAGGGCACCTTGCATTTCCTGAGTGACTTCGTCTCCCGCCAACACTGTCCCCCCAAAGAAATCGTCTCCCATCTGATCAGACAGATCCTGTTGGATCCTCAAGAAGAGGAGATCCTGAAGGACACCTACATGCTGCTGATGAAGATCCAAAT GCTCCATCCAGCCAACACCGCCACAGTGGGATGGGACTGGACGCTGCTGCAATACATTATGGAAGACCAG GAGAAGCCCCCTGGCTGGCTCCTTTTCCTGCAGTATGTGGTGCAGACCCTGGAGGATGACTTCCAGGAGAACCTGAGGTTGCGCCTGCTGCAGAAGTCGATTGCCAAGAAAGTGCTTTCGTGTGACACGTGCTTCAACAATATCAA TTCCTGTTTCTGTCCCAGGGAGGTGGTCAAATGGTTGGTCGCAGCAGTTACAGGAGCTGGGTTCTTCCAGGCACAAGAGCAGCCGCAAGAAACTACATCCTcttcagcagaagcaaagacTGAACACAGTTCATCTGCACCATGGCTGGCCAGCACTGACCAGGCAGAGGTGGCTCCACCAACTTTCTTCGCTCAGAA GGTGATGCTCCTGCTCCAGCGGATGTTGTCCATTGCAGTGGAAGTGGACAAATCTCCCAACTGCAGCTCCTGTAAGATCGCAGATGTGATATTCCCGTTTATACTGCATATTCCCCTGCGGAGCCAAAG GGAAGCTTTCTTTAACACCATGGAGAGCCAGCTCCTGCGCTGCAGACTACTAGAACTTGTGTTCCAGCATAGTTGTGATGTACCCACGACCTTGCCCTTGTCTCTGGCCAAGATCCTGTATTTTCTGAACcacttctctgtgctgctgaaatacGAG GATGATACAGCAACGTGGCAAAGATGGGATGAGATGCTGCAGTACTTGAGTTTGCTGCTCCAGAGCTACCAAAATGTGGTACTGG CATTTCCTCTTGCAGAGCACTTGCGGAGCTCACTCAACGAACGGATGGATTTGATCATTCAGAAAGCCAAGCCCAAGCTCCAGGATGGTGATGACATCAGCCATCTGGACATCCAACTGAAAATAGAGGACTCCATCAGCCGAATGCAGCAGGTCCTGGGGCAGCCTTTTCCCCTGCAGATCACAGAGAAATTGTGCATGCTTCGGGAGTTGTTCCTCATTGTCACTGCTACCTGA
- the SIMC1 gene encoding SUMO-interacting motif-containing protein 1 isoform X7, translated as MADSVIVISDSDSESSRPPPLPVQTGSDPSQARPGPGKRRASPASGAGTAASPTCSCCPSDGRSLELQEIIDLTCEDVSTEQVPWSTLTIIDLTEDTCSPPHTTGGADQDHKQVPAALAAHMSHPQLCSTTTQETEATAGPSPAAPWHSSPAEPSAITDTAESTERWSCLSITSSHHGSSCSLEKDCSTTTFNSDLGSLASMQLDSDLLSLSPSSLDSSSSWKAGGPEEETPHLCQQRELPSRLSPAPAIPTTPGKAQGPFLGAGDLSPHKAIEQVMPDRTKADSKAWLNKLQCFRRSGVQHLFLQGIASDRETQQWKPELIPSGKLSMVHTTMEENFLEGTLHFLSDFVSRQHCPPKEIVSHLIRQILLDPQEEEILKDTYMLLMKIQMEVVKWLVAAVTGAGFFQAQEQPQETTSSSAEAKTEHSSSAPWLASTDQAEVAPPTFFAQKVMLLLQRMLSIAVEVDKSPNCSSCKIADVIFPFILHIPLRSQREAFFNTMESQLLRCRLLELVFQHSCDVPTTLPLSLAKILYFLNHFSVLLKYEDDTATWQRWDEMLQYLSLLLQSYQNVVLAFPLAEHLRSSLNERMDLIIQKAKPKLQDGDDISHLDIQLKIEDSISRMQQVLGQPFPLQITEKLCMLRELFLIVTAT; from the exons ATGGCCGACAGCGTCATCGTCATTAGCGACTCGGACTCGGAGAgcagccgcccgccgccgctccccgtG cagaCAGGCTCCGACCCCTCCCAGGCACGTCCAGGTCCGGGGAAGCGCCGTGCCTCGCCTGCCAGCGGCGCGGGCACAGCCGCCTCCcccacctgctcctgctgcccctccGACGGCCGGTCCCTGGAGCTCCAG GAGATCATTGATCTGACCTGTGAGGATGTAAGCACAGAACAGGTGCCCTGGAGCACTCTTACCATCATTGACCTGACAGAGGACACTTGCAGCCCTCCACACACCACTGGCGGGGCTGACCAGGACCACAAGCAGgtgcctgctgccctggcagcacaCATGTCCCACCCACAGCTGTGCTCCACCACCACGCAAGAAACAGAGGCAACAGCGGGGCcgagcccagcagcaccctggcacaGTTCTCCTGCAGAGCCCAGTGCCATCACggacacagcagaaagcacagagagaTGGAGCTGTCTCTCTATCACCTCCAGCCACCACGGCTCCTcttgcagcctggagaaggactGCAGCACTACCACTTTTAACAGTGACTTGGGCTCCCTGGCTAGCATGCAGCTGGACTCAGACCTGCTGTCTCTGTCCCCCTCCAGCttggacagcagcagcagctggaaagccGGTGGCCCAGAGGAAGAGACTCCCCACCTGTGCCAGCAAAGGGAGCTCCCCTCGAGACtgagccctgccccagccatcCCCACAACCCCAGGGAAGGCGCAGGGGCCTTTTCTGGGAGCAGGTGACTTATCACCACACAAAGCAATCGAGCAAGTGATGCCAGACAGGACCAAGGCTGACAGCAAGGCCTGGCTGAACAAACTGCAGTGTTTCAGGAGGAGTGGAGTCCAGCACCTCTTCCTCCAAGGCATAGCATCCGACAGGGAAACACAGCAG TGGAAACCTGAGCTCATCCCCAGCGGGAAGCTGAGCATGGTGCACACCACCATGGAGGAGAACTTCCTGGAGGGCACCTTGCATTTCCTGAGTGACTTCGTCTCCCGCCAACACTGTCCCCCCAAAGAAATCGTCTCCCATCTGATCAGACAGATCCTGTTGGATCCTCAAGAAGAGGAGATCCTGAAGGACACCTACATGCTGCTGATGAAGATCCAAAT GGAGGTGGTCAAATGGTTGGTCGCAGCAGTTACAGGAGCTGGGTTCTTCCAGGCACAAGAGCAGCCGCAAGAAACTACATCCTcttcagcagaagcaaagacTGAACACAGTTCATCTGCACCATGGCTGGCCAGCACTGACCAGGCAGAGGTGGCTCCACCAACTTTCTTCGCTCAGAA GGTGATGCTCCTGCTCCAGCGGATGTTGTCCATTGCAGTGGAAGTGGACAAATCTCCCAACTGCAGCTCCTGTAAGATCGCAGATGTGATATTCCCGTTTATACTGCATATTCCCCTGCGGAGCCAAAG GGAAGCTTTCTTTAACACCATGGAGAGCCAGCTCCTGCGCTGCAGACTACTAGAACTTGTGTTCCAGCATAGTTGTGATGTACCCACGACCTTGCCCTTGTCTCTGGCCAAGATCCTGTATTTTCTGAACcacttctctgtgctgctgaaatacGAG GATGATACAGCAACGTGGCAAAGATGGGATGAGATGCTGCAGTACTTGAGTTTGCTGCTCCAGAGCTACCAAAATGTGGTACTGG CATTTCCTCTTGCAGAGCACTTGCGGAGCTCACTCAACGAACGGATGGATTTGATCATTCAGAAAGCCAAGCCCAAGCTCCAGGATGGTGATGACATCAGCCATCTGGACATCCAACTGAAAATAGAGGACTCCATCAGCCGAATGCAGCAGGTCCTGGGGCAGCCTTTTCCCCTGCAGATCACAGAGAAATTGTGCATGCTTCGGGAGTTGTTCCTCATTGTCACTGCTACCTGA
- the SIMC1 gene encoding SUMO-interacting motif-containing protein 1 isoform X6, which yields MADSVIVISDSDSESSRPPPLPVEIIDLTCEDVSTEQVPWSTLTIIDLTEDTCSPPHTTGGADQDHKQVPAALAAHMSHPQLCSTTTQETEATAGPSPAAPWHSSPAEPSAITDTAESTERWSCLSITSSHHGSSCSLEKDCSTTTFNSDLGSLASMQLDSDLLSLSPSSLDSSSSWKAGGPEEETPHLCQQRELPSRLSPAPAIPTTPGKAQGPFLGAGDLSPHKAIEQVMPDRTKADSKAWLNKLQCFRRSGVQHLFLQGIASDRETQQWKPELIPSGKLSMVHTTMEENFLEGTLHFLSDFVSRQHCPPKEIVSHLIRQILLDPQEEEILKDTYMLLMKIQMLHPANTATVGWDWTLLQYIMEDQEKPPGWLLFLQYVVQTLEDDFQENLRLRLLQKSIAKKVLSCDTCFNNINSCFCPREVVKWLVAAVTGAGFFQAQEQPQETTSSSAEAKTEHSSSAPWLASTDQAEVAPPTFFAQKVMLLLQRMLSIAVEVDKSPNCSSCKIADVIFPFILHIPLRSQREAFFNTMESQLLRCRLLELVFQHSCDVPTTLPLSLAKILYFLNHFSVLLKYEDDTATWQRWDEMLQYLSLLLQSYQNVVLAFPLAEHLRSSLNERMDLIIQKAKPKLQDGDDISHLDIQLKIEDSISRMQQVLGQPFPLQITEKLCMLRELFLIVTAT from the exons ATGGCCGACAGCGTCATCGTCATTAGCGACTCGGACTCGGAGAgcagccgcccgccgccgctccccgtG GAGATCATTGATCTGACCTGTGAGGATGTAAGCACAGAACAGGTGCCCTGGAGCACTCTTACCATCATTGACCTGACAGAGGACACTTGCAGCCCTCCACACACCACTGGCGGGGCTGACCAGGACCACAAGCAGgtgcctgctgccctggcagcacaCATGTCCCACCCACAGCTGTGCTCCACCACCACGCAAGAAACAGAGGCAACAGCGGGGCcgagcccagcagcaccctggcacaGTTCTCCTGCAGAGCCCAGTGCCATCACggacacagcagaaagcacagagagaTGGAGCTGTCTCTCTATCACCTCCAGCCACCACGGCTCCTcttgcagcctggagaaggactGCAGCACTACCACTTTTAACAGTGACTTGGGCTCCCTGGCTAGCATGCAGCTGGACTCAGACCTGCTGTCTCTGTCCCCCTCCAGCttggacagcagcagcagctggaaagccGGTGGCCCAGAGGAAGAGACTCCCCACCTGTGCCAGCAAAGGGAGCTCCCCTCGAGACtgagccctgccccagccatcCCCACAACCCCAGGGAAGGCGCAGGGGCCTTTTCTGGGAGCAGGTGACTTATCACCACACAAAGCAATCGAGCAAGTGATGCCAGACAGGACCAAGGCTGACAGCAAGGCCTGGCTGAACAAACTGCAGTGTTTCAGGAGGAGTGGAGTCCAGCACCTCTTCCTCCAAGGCATAGCATCCGACAGGGAAACACAGCAG TGGAAACCTGAGCTCATCCCCAGCGGGAAGCTGAGCATGGTGCACACCACCATGGAGGAGAACTTCCTGGAGGGCACCTTGCATTTCCTGAGTGACTTCGTCTCCCGCCAACACTGTCCCCCCAAAGAAATCGTCTCCCATCTGATCAGACAGATCCTGTTGGATCCTCAAGAAGAGGAGATCCTGAAGGACACCTACATGCTGCTGATGAAGATCCAAAT GCTCCATCCAGCCAACACCGCCACAGTGGGATGGGACTGGACGCTGCTGCAATACATTATGGAAGACCAG GAGAAGCCCCCTGGCTGGCTCCTTTTCCTGCAGTATGTGGTGCAGACCCTGGAGGATGACTTCCAGGAGAACCTGAGGTTGCGCCTGCTGCAGAAGTCGATTGCCAAGAAAGTGCTTTCGTGTGACACGTGCTTCAACAATATCAA TTCCTGTTTCTGTCCCAGGGAGGTGGTCAAATGGTTGGTCGCAGCAGTTACAGGAGCTGGGTTCTTCCAGGCACAAGAGCAGCCGCAAGAAACTACATCCTcttcagcagaagcaaagacTGAACACAGTTCATCTGCACCATGGCTGGCCAGCACTGACCAGGCAGAGGTGGCTCCACCAACTTTCTTCGCTCAGAA GGTGATGCTCCTGCTCCAGCGGATGTTGTCCATTGCAGTGGAAGTGGACAAATCTCCCAACTGCAGCTCCTGTAAGATCGCAGATGTGATATTCCCGTTTATACTGCATATTCCCCTGCGGAGCCAAAG GGAAGCTTTCTTTAACACCATGGAGAGCCAGCTCCTGCGCTGCAGACTACTAGAACTTGTGTTCCAGCATAGTTGTGATGTACCCACGACCTTGCCCTTGTCTCTGGCCAAGATCCTGTATTTTCTGAACcacttctctgtgctgctgaaatacGAG GATGATACAGCAACGTGGCAAAGATGGGATGAGATGCTGCAGTACTTGAGTTTGCTGCTCCAGAGCTACCAAAATGTGGTACTGG CATTTCCTCTTGCAGAGCACTTGCGGAGCTCACTCAACGAACGGATGGATTTGATCATTCAGAAAGCCAAGCCCAAGCTCCAGGATGGTGATGACATCAGCCATCTGGACATCCAACTGAAAATAGAGGACTCCATCAGCCGAATGCAGCAGGTCCTGGGGCAGCCTTTTCCCCTGCAGATCACAGAGAAATTGTGCATGCTTCGGGAGTTGTTCCTCATTGTCACTGCTACCTGA
- the SIMC1 gene encoding SUMO-interacting motif-containing protein 1 isoform X4, producing MADSVIVISDSDSESSRPPPLPVQTGSDPSQARPGPGKRRASPASGAGTAASPTCSCCPSDGRSLELQEIIDLTCEDVSTEQVPWSTLTIIDLTEDTCSPPHTTGGADQDHKQVPAALAAHMSHPQLCSTTTQETEATAGPSPAAPWHSSPAEPSAITDTAESTERWSCLSITSSHHGSSCSLEKDCSTTTFNSDLGSLASMQLDSDLLSLSPSSLDSSSSWKAGGPEEETPHLCQQRELPSRLSPAPAIPTTPGKAQGPFLGAGDLSPHKAIEQVMPDRTKADSKAWLNKLQCFRRSGVQHLFLQGIASDRETQQWKPELIPSGKLSMVHTTMEENFLEGTLHFLSDFVSRQHCPPKEIVSHLIRQILLDPQEEEILKDTYMLLMKIQMLHPANTATVGWDWTLLQYIMEDQEKPPGWLLFLQYVVQTLEDDFQENLRLRLLQKSIAKKVLSCDTCFNNIKEVVKWLVAAVTGAGFFQAQEQPQETTSSSAEAKTEHSSSAPWLASTDQAEVAPPTFFAQKVMLLLQRMLSIAVEVDKSPNCSSCKIADVIFPFILHIPLRSQREAFFNTMESQLLRCRLLELVFQHSCDVPTTLPLSLAKILYFLNHFSVLLKYEDDTATWQRWDEMLQYLSLLLQSYQNVVLAFPLAEHLRSSLNERMDLIIQKAKPKLQDGDDISHLDIQLKIEDSISRMQQVLGQPFPLQITEKLCMLRELFLIVTAT from the exons ATGGCCGACAGCGTCATCGTCATTAGCGACTCGGACTCGGAGAgcagccgcccgccgccgctccccgtG cagaCAGGCTCCGACCCCTCCCAGGCACGTCCAGGTCCGGGGAAGCGCCGTGCCTCGCCTGCCAGCGGCGCGGGCACAGCCGCCTCCcccacctgctcctgctgcccctccGACGGCCGGTCCCTGGAGCTCCAG GAGATCATTGATCTGACCTGTGAGGATGTAAGCACAGAACAGGTGCCCTGGAGCACTCTTACCATCATTGACCTGACAGAGGACACTTGCAGCCCTCCACACACCACTGGCGGGGCTGACCAGGACCACAAGCAGgtgcctgctgccctggcagcacaCATGTCCCACCCACAGCTGTGCTCCACCACCACGCAAGAAACAGAGGCAACAGCGGGGCcgagcccagcagcaccctggcacaGTTCTCCTGCAGAGCCCAGTGCCATCACggacacagcagaaagcacagagagaTGGAGCTGTCTCTCTATCACCTCCAGCCACCACGGCTCCTcttgcagcctggagaaggactGCAGCACTACCACTTTTAACAGTGACTTGGGCTCCCTGGCTAGCATGCAGCTGGACTCAGACCTGCTGTCTCTGTCCCCCTCCAGCttggacagcagcagcagctggaaagccGGTGGCCCAGAGGAAGAGACTCCCCACCTGTGCCAGCAAAGGGAGCTCCCCTCGAGACtgagccctgccccagccatcCCCACAACCCCAGGGAAGGCGCAGGGGCCTTTTCTGGGAGCAGGTGACTTATCACCACACAAAGCAATCGAGCAAGTGATGCCAGACAGGACCAAGGCTGACAGCAAGGCCTGGCTGAACAAACTGCAGTGTTTCAGGAGGAGTGGAGTCCAGCACCTCTTCCTCCAAGGCATAGCATCCGACAGGGAAACACAGCAG TGGAAACCTGAGCTCATCCCCAGCGGGAAGCTGAGCATGGTGCACACCACCATGGAGGAGAACTTCCTGGAGGGCACCTTGCATTTCCTGAGTGACTTCGTCTCCCGCCAACACTGTCCCCCCAAAGAAATCGTCTCCCATCTGATCAGACAGATCCTGTTGGATCCTCAAGAAGAGGAGATCCTGAAGGACACCTACATGCTGCTGATGAAGATCCAAAT GCTCCATCCAGCCAACACCGCCACAGTGGGATGGGACTGGACGCTGCTGCAATACATTATGGAAGACCAG GAGAAGCCCCCTGGCTGGCTCCTTTTCCTGCAGTATGTGGTGCAGACCCTGGAGGATGACTTCCAGGAGAACCTGAGGTTGCGCCTGCTGCAGAAGTCGATTGCCAAGAAAGTGCTTTCGTGTGACACGTGCTTCAACAATATCAA GGAGGTGGTCAAATGGTTGGTCGCAGCAGTTACAGGAGCTGGGTTCTTCCAGGCACAAGAGCAGCCGCAAGAAACTACATCCTcttcagcagaagcaaagacTGAACACAGTTCATCTGCACCATGGCTGGCCAGCACTGACCAGGCAGAGGTGGCTCCACCAACTTTCTTCGCTCAGAA GGTGATGCTCCTGCTCCAGCGGATGTTGTCCATTGCAGTGGAAGTGGACAAATCTCCCAACTGCAGCTCCTGTAAGATCGCAGATGTGATATTCCCGTTTATACTGCATATTCCCCTGCGGAGCCAAAG GGAAGCTTTCTTTAACACCATGGAGAGCCAGCTCCTGCGCTGCAGACTACTAGAACTTGTGTTCCAGCATAGTTGTGATGTACCCACGACCTTGCCCTTGTCTCTGGCCAAGATCCTGTATTTTCTGAACcacttctctgtgctgctgaaatacGAG GATGATACAGCAACGTGGCAAAGATGGGATGAGATGCTGCAGTACTTGAGTTTGCTGCTCCAGAGCTACCAAAATGTGGTACTGG CATTTCCTCTTGCAGAGCACTTGCGGAGCTCACTCAACGAACGGATGGATTTGATCATTCAGAAAGCCAAGCCCAAGCTCCAGGATGGTGATGACATCAGCCATCTGGACATCCAACTGAAAATAGAGGACTCCATCAGCCGAATGCAGCAGGTCCTGGGGCAGCCTTTTCCCCTGCAGATCACAGAGAAATTGTGCATGCTTCGGGAGTTGTTCCTCATTGTCACTGCTACCTGA